The following proteins are encoded in a genomic region of Bufo bufo chromosome 11, aBufBuf1.1, whole genome shotgun sequence:
- the LOC120981696 gene encoding uncharacterized protein LOC120981696, which yields MESVSKTKNRTPQTCPVCYRPHKILSTHLKRKCMRLSTDEARKAALESAKKTLVNIASKGTTISYDEIMSLGSLEKVVPFLEDRGFIISDKPASNRNVRQEITPTSVSAATSTLQAVASQVQPLHTEDDEDTFQPQEDLEVAHGNVEPEEEIEDVPAETEDQDIEERDSIPEEDHEEGQERRQDEEIEEIDNLDSETQRILQTKWTVNTRKKMMAEGLYQRHSLDNPMLKGFASYLKDTLKVNNYKQEVEDVARFLFYMNPKTVNLQFVKDVEKANAFFTKLRDLNLANQTIFNYLKHVRRFMTYQLRSTNLFTKHPNLYKSCEFFHKVTDDIQKRLSKGISREVVSKRYQALTTTSKTPQECRRLLDVAKPSFSQCFKDVQGRNTDRETYLEILYYLEALLILKHLQRPGVVQNMTVSEWKERISHTYNGEDLAIVGVKLHKTASQQVATFVLNKEEEMWFKVYFEKARPKLLQKDSPKDTFFISTSGKEIYNVSNDIMRYHKKFKLPNISSQLVRRVCETWTIPHYSDSEKNMFSKYLAHTNLTAERSYREKTLTDICHGYQLVIQAGQVTSDEPQASTSRHLDPEEHRESQDDHSEQDEDITSQNTSRNRDSEDRQASQDEDSTSKDENSNEDEDITSQDTISDEDDTGWTSRAPTPSVPAMSTRSCGKSQTAPASSSREKTPSLPALSTRSHGQRQTAPTRSSRRTKYCRRSTRLRR from the exons ATGGAGTCTGTATCCAAAAC CAAAAACAGAACTCCACAGACATGCCCTGTCTGCTATAGACCACACAAGATTCTCTCAACACATCTGAAAAGAAAGTGTATGAGACTGAGCACAGATGAAGCCAGGAAAGCGGCATTAGAATCGGCCAAGAAGACCCTGGTCAATATAGCATCGAAGGGCACTACCATTTCTTACGATGAGATCATGTCTCTAGGATCTCTGGAAAAAGTTGTACCTTTTCTAGAGGACAGAGGCTTTATAATATCAGACAAGCCGGCTTCAAACAG gaATGTCAGACAAGAGATAACACCTACCTCTgtgtctgctgccacctccacattgcaAGCAGTGGCCTCTCAAGTACAGCCACTTCACACGGAAGACGACGAGGACACATTCCAACCTCAAGAAGATTTGGAGGTCGCACATGGCAATGTGGAGCCTGAAGAAGAAATTGAGGATGTGCCAGCCGAGACCGAGGACCAAGATATAGAAGAGAGAGACAGCATTCCAGAAGAAGACCACGAGGAAGGACAAGAAAGAAGACAAGATGAAGAAATTGAGGAAATTGATAACCTCGATAGTGAGACACAGAG AATCCTACAGACAAAATGGACAGTGAAtacaagaaagaagatgatggctGAAGGGTTGTACCAACGTCATTCATTAGACAACCCAATGCTGAAGGGCTTTGCCTCCTATCTGAAGGACACTTTGAAGGTCAATAATTATAAACAGGAGGTTGAAGATGTTGCAAGGTTCCTTTTTTACATGAACCCAAAGACCGTAAACCTACAGTTCGTGAAGGATGTGGAAAAGGCCAACGCCTTCTTTACCAAGCTGAGGGATTTGAATCTTGCAAACCAGACCATCTTCAACTACCTGAAACATGTCCGGAGGTTTATGACCTATCAGCTAAGATCCACCAACCTCTTTACCAAACATCCAAATTTGTATAAGTCCTGCGAATTCTTTCACAAGGTGACCGATGACATACAAAAGAGGTTGTCAAAGGGCATTTCTAGAGAGGTTGTCAGCAAACG GTACCAGGCATTGACAACCACTTCAAAGACACCCCAGGAATGTCGCAGGCTTCTAGATGTGGCAAAACCATCATTCTCACAGTGTTTCAAGGATGTCCAAGGTAGAAACACTGATCGAGAAACATATCTAGAAATTCTTTATTATTTGGAGGCCCTGCTTATATTGAAACATCTACAACGACCAGGGGTAGTGCAAAATATGACC GTTTCTGAGTGGAAAGAACGAATCTCCCACACATATAATGGGGAAGATCTTGCTATAGTCGGTGTTAAGTTACACAAGACAGCTTCACAACAAGTGGCTACTTTTGTACTAAACAAGGAGGAAGAAATG tggttTAAAGTCTACTTTGAAAAAGCTAGACCAAAGTTGCTACAGAAAGACTCTCCAAAGGATACATTCTTCATATCGACCTCTGGAAAAGAGATTTATAACGTTTCCAATGACATCATGCGGTACCACAAGaa ATTCAAACTTCCCAACATCTCTAGCCAGCTTGTCAGGAGGGTTTGTGAAACTTGGACCATTCCTCATTATTCAGACTCCGAAAAGAATATGTTTTCAAAATATCTGGCACATACCAACCTCACGGCCGAACGAAGCTATAGGGAGAAGACGCTAACGGATATTTGCCATGGCTACCAACTAGTAATACAAGCAGGGCAAGTGACGAGTGATGAGCCACAAGCCAGCACCTCAAG ACATCTGGATCCAGAAGAACATCGAGAAAGCCAGGATGATCACAGTGAGCAAGACGAGGACATCACTTCCCAGAACACCTCAAG AAATCGGGATTCTGAAGATCGTCAGGCAAGCCAGGATGAAGACTCTACTTCAAAGGATGAGAACAGCAACGAAGACGAGGACATCACTTCCCAGGACACAATCAGTGACGAGGATGATACTGGCTGGACTTCAAG AGCACCAACTCCCTCAGTGCCAGCGATGTCAACAAGGTCCTGTGGGAAAAGTCAGACAGCACCAGCAAGCTCTAGCAG AGAAAAGACTCCCTCATTGCCAGCGCTCTCAACAAGGTCCCATGGGCAGAGGCAGACAGCACCAACAAGATCTAGCCG AAGGACTAAATATTGCCGGAGAAGTACTCGACTTCGAAGATAA